In the genome of Coraliomargarita algicola, one region contains:
- a CDS encoding LacI family DNA-binding transcriptional regulator, with translation MSRVSLKQIAEKAGVSRMTVSCALRNSPRVKAETAARIRAIADELGYAPDPRFAEHMARVRDTKQKALLPIAWINANAKQKAFREYEWLQPYFEGAQERCEELGYRLEEFWLRERDMSAERLSDIITHRGIRGVILTPTIPSITHLKLKWEAFSCVSIENAILSPRVHRVIPDSYYNILLAIKVLKRRGYKRIGLCMHHLESRRSNHAYLAALQLTQADMPSSARIPAHIFKSFEMPSFKKWLRQHKPDAIICHHSRMLHWLNELGYRVPEDIGVAHLATDKDCQDWAGIWQNKHHIGAQAVEQLVSMMQKRRTGIPEHPHEILIQGNWQNGTTLIPARGELLK, from the coding sequence ATGTCCCGCGTCAGTCTCAAACAAATTGCCGAAAAAGCAGGCGTCTCCCGCATGACGGTTTCTTGCGCTCTGCGCAATTCGCCACGTGTTAAAGCAGAGACCGCCGCTCGCATCCGGGCCATCGCCGACGAACTAGGCTACGCACCGGATCCGCGATTCGCGGAACATATGGCGCGCGTGCGCGACACCAAGCAAAAAGCGCTTTTACCCATCGCGTGGATCAATGCCAATGCAAAGCAGAAAGCCTTTCGCGAATACGAATGGCTACAGCCATATTTTGAAGGCGCACAAGAACGCTGTGAGGAACTGGGCTACCGGCTCGAAGAATTCTGGCTGCGTGAACGTGACATGAGCGCAGAGCGACTCTCGGATATTATCACTCACCGTGGCATACGCGGCGTGATCCTAACACCGACCATTCCCAGCATCACCCATCTGAAGCTCAAGTGGGAAGCGTTCAGCTGTGTCTCCATCGAGAACGCCATTCTATCACCGCGCGTGCACCGCGTCATCCCCGACAGCTACTACAATATTCTACTGGCCATTAAAGTGCTCAAGCGCCGCGGATACAAGCGCATCGGTCTTTGCATGCATCATCTGGAATCGCGCCGCTCCAATCATGCCTATCTGGCAGCCTTGCAATTGACTCAGGCAGACATGCCATCCTCAGCGCGAATACCGGCGCACATTTTTAAATCCTTCGAAATGCCCAGCTTCAAAAAATGGCTACGTCAGCACAAGCCCGATGCCATCATCTGCCACCACTCACGCATGCTTCACTGGCTAAATGAATTGGGCTATCGTGTCCCGGAGGATATCGGCGTCGCGCATTTAGCGACAGACAAAGACTGCCAGGACTGGGCCGGCATTTGGCAAAACAAACACCACATCGGCGCACAGGCCGTTGAACAGTTGGTATCCATGATGCAAAAACGACGCACAGGAATCCCCGAGCACCCGCATGAAATTCTGATCCAAGGCAACTGGCAGAATGGGACAACATTGATTCCAGCTAGAGGCGAGCTCTTAAAGTGA